TCGCTTGCTTGGTAAGCATTAAAGTTGCCATGAAATCAAATTTGATGTTAAACTGCCGTCATATATCTCGCACCATACCTAACAATGATGGCTGCATCTGGCCCGGCATTGGCAGCCTTAACGATTTATTGGAGGCTTTAATTTCCTCGGGTGTTATTTCAAAATGGTGTCTCATCGTGCACTCGGGGCGTATACCAGTTTTGAGTGGCGTCTGCTCAAGTCGTTGGAACTTAGAAAAGCGTACTGGGGGTTTTTTGGCCTTTATCttttacagtaaatgtgtaaatatgttttttttttaaaaaaaaagaatggcatGGGGACTTTAAAATGCAGTCAAAGGGCAAATCGCGTGAGTACCACGTACATGTATAAATACGGACCTTTAATTTTCAAAGCGCTGGTTGGTTGATTGGCGCCGCCGACGCCGCAGGTGTTCCTCCTCTGAGCAATCTTCACGAGCCTCGACCTCCATCTAATGAAGTCCGTGCCCTTCTCCACCCGGCGCTGCCGTCGTTACGCCCAAGAAAAAGGCCGCCCGTCGAGATGCAAGAGACGCGGAGCCGCTTCATTTAGACCACGAGGCATCGCTGCTTTCCCGGAGAACGCAAATTATTcggaggatttatttatttttttttagctcgcCGACAAGGTTTCGCATTTTGTAAGATCCAGAGTTCGCTAAAGATTAAAATGAACCGGTTCACCTTTAATAGTTCAGCGTGTTGAATTCTGATCCAAGTTGACAGTCCTAAAATTGAACAAGTAAAGCTTCTTCATTTTTGAGAATGAAATGTTCTGATCTGTTCTTTCTCAGTTGACCTTTCTCCTACCCGTCCATCCATTATTTCCACCTCCCAAGCAAAATTAATTACCGTACACCACCACTatggaaataaagacagagatgACTTTTAAAAGCCAAGGCTGCTGGGTCGTGGTCTCGCCCTTTGTTAATGTTTCCTGGTGATCATAATTCTGGTGGGACGCTTCAGCTCGATGTGTCCTTTCAAATTTGTTGCCAATGAGGCTGACACTCGGACGTGAGCCCAAtttgcattgaaaaaaaaattcttgctAGAATCTGTAGTGATTTCTTCACAAAGCATTCCAGTAGTCATATGAACTGTTCTTTAGTTATCAAGCGTATACATTCAGTTAAAGCTCTAAAGGTATCAGTGTCGATGCAAAGTTTTTAACAAAtgtataataattaataattttaagatttttttggGTGCATCTTTGGAGCGTAGCTTGCTTAACTTTTTTTCTGATGATTTGACAAATGCCTGAATATGTCAGGTCACTGAACCTTGCCTTAAAATCTATCCAAACCTTTCTCCCGAGCATCAAGTCCACACTGTAAAATGCATAAAGTTTGGTTGGTTCATAACCAAGACATTTCGAGAGCAGGCCCCTACAGCAAACTGGACTGTGACTCCTCAACACGGACGTATTGACAGATGCGATGCAATCCATACGGAAAGGGTATACTACGCATTCTTGAAAACCCATCACAAATGTGCTGCAGTcattttcttaatttcagcTCCAGAATATTCTCTAAGAAAATTACAACTAATCCCAATGCTAATTTATGTAAGAAATGAGATGAGACTACATCTTTTTTAAAAGCAAGTCAGACATTATTACAccaattcatgtggatgttccttagatacgtagcgcccacctagaccagaccaggctcccacaccccacagcaatggcactcgttgatggcagcaaccatcctcagatccccagcaggatgcagcttgacacagacaaacacacaaaaacactttaggaacaatagcacaaggtgttgaccctggaacaagcctgatctacagaggccccttaCGACCGAAAGACCCCCATTAACcacattctgttgtcagacaccacaggacgccctcataCCCACACCAAAACAAGAGTTCTTACTGGAAATGAATTCTTCCGAAATGAACGAATCAACCGTTAAACTGCAGCACGATGAGTCAGCCGAGCCGCGTCTGAAGACATTCAATGTCACAGAGAAGGATTTATAAGATACAAACATTAGGAAGGTGCACGCGCTTAACTCATTGCTGTGCTGACAGCCCACTTAAATCAATGATTCACAATTCACAAAAACGGGCAATTTAAATCTgttcttttacttattttgttttcactgcagcCTTTTACTTCTTCTAAAGCCATTGTGACCAAAATGCTTAATTTAGTTTCATGCTCTCTGAATAAATCAGACAGTTTGGGTTTCTTGAATAGCGTTTGCTTGCCAAcgcgcattttttttttaatcctcagtCAAGCGCCCTTGATAGATGATAGCGGCTCTACTCAGAGGTTAAAGTTTTATAATTCAGCATCATTTCTATCTCCTCCTCTCAAGTCGCTCCCCTGGTTAAATGATAAATCGTGACAGTTGGCGCAGATGCTCTATCAATTTGGCCGCCGCGTAATTACCAGAGATTTAAGCGTGCTGCTCCAAATATTAGTTCTATAGGAAATTAGAAAAGTCGGGGGCATTGGTCTACCTCAAAGCATGAAGAAATATTACCCAACGCTTCTCCAAACCTTCCGTCTGGCTAATGGAGAGCAGGCCTCTTTACAGATGGACCCGGGCACAGCGTTACGGCTGCGGTATGAAAAGGTTGCCTGTAACTGTATGCGGCTCCTCCATCGCCTCACAGCGGGACTTGTGATGATTAATGTGGGCTGGGCTGAATATCGATGGCCTCTGTAGTGCTAATGAATCTGACTGGAGCGCGGGCGCATCCCGACGAATTGGACAATGCTTCGCGAAACCCACCTCAGAAGAAAAGGGCGCTCCTATGTGTTCTTACACATGTGCTTGttaagaaagtgtttttttttttttttcttaccccGATCCATCATTAATAcgaacacatgcatgtgggtaACTCATTAGCCCTTGCATCGATCTCGGCTCGGGACGCGGGTTGCATGCCCGCTTCATTGAGAAAACCGCAGTGAGACAAAGGGAGGCGGCAATCAATCAGCAGCCCAAGAAACCGATCATCTGCTTCTTGAGGACGGGGCTTCCAATTAGTGGGAGAGCTCTCTATGGAGTCGTGCGATTCCCACATTCGGTCCAGCTTGATATTTCACTGTAGCCTCTGCAGGAATTTATTAACATGACAGGTTTCTTGCGTTGAAGCCTGAAGCCTGAATTTCTACAAGCGTAGACTGTAAGTAAAAGTACAGTATTTTTCGGCGGCTAAAATGGCTTTTGACTGCGATGTGCGCCGCTGCTGTGTTGTCGTTCCTTTAATTAATAAACGGCCACCGCCCTGATGCACACGGCTCTTGAGACATTTCCACTCAGCCACGGCCGTGTTGTCGCTGCAGTCCACATGTAACCCCGTTGTTTCTCCAATAGCCGCCTTCTGAAGGCCTCTGAAAAGCAAAGCATTAAATATAGCgtcggcagcagcagcactgtaaACGCGTGTTGACATTTCACTTTTCACCGGCGCGTGGACGCCTGTAGCTACACCGTCTGACCCCGTGGAAGTTTGCAACTTTAAAAAGCTGATAATTCAAACGTATAAAAGTGTCGGCGGCGGCTCCGGCGTCGCTTGCTCTCTGCAGCCCTCGCGGTCTTGCAAGTACCTTATCTTATCTCCGATAGGaggggaaattaaatatttcagtggagctttaaaaataaaaaaaaataaaaaaaggtcaaaaaaatTTTTTCGGGCTGTTGTTTGAATAATACTCGTATAAATACGAGCTGTTCGGATAACCGTTTAAAAAGTACCTTCTAACGTGCTCAGGGGAATTCATCATGGAGCGTTTCTACACGCGTACGGTCCTAACAGCAGGTCTGAATCACCTGAACAGGCTGCAAATCTACATTTCCCaatgctgcttttttaaaatttaatatcATAAAAAAAGGGGCAAAACGAGCTGACTGACTTAAACAAGGctcttcagtttaaaaaaaaaaaaaaaactactggaCTTGCACCTCCCAACACTTGAACTGCATCCATCACACCTCCGCTTGTCTGATAATGATCCTGGCAAAATTAAACCGATCTTGGGACCACTGGGAGCACCCGTCTGTAAGCCTTCACAGAGAATGCTTCAGTATCTGCCTCGGTGCAGATGGAATTCTCAGGAATGGAACgaggtggttttaatatttgaaatatatGAAGATTCAGCGAGAaacgtaatttttttttttcccccgctctctctctctctcttcgtcTCTGCGGATTAAACGGTGACAGCTCAATGGTTCTTTTCATGTGGGGATTTAAGTTAAATCCAgagggttttcttttcttccataATATAGGTTGCTTTGAATGTACAAATTTGCGCACACATaggcagacaaaaaaaaaaaaatactcatatGCCTCTCAGATGGTGGGGGCGTCAAGGGACAGAAAGAGGGGGAAGAGAGCGATAGAAAAGGAAGAGATCGTGGAAATGTGTGAGATTGAGACGGACAGCGGGGGAGATGAGTTTCCAGATAAGAGTCCGCTCATCCATATAAGTATGTAATCAAGTCATgagttgtaaaataataataataataataatgataaaaagcATGGAGAGTATGGCTAATATCCTAGATCTGCTTTAATCTCAAAGAACATGTTTGGTGTGTGAACTCATTTAGCCGCCTCGTGGCTGTCATGTTGCGTTTCTCCGAGCACGCAGACCGAGACCGAGGCTGCGACACCTCTGGTGATGAAAGGTtgatgtagatgtgtgtgtgttcattagtttttttttttttttcctttcgccGTCTCCCACGGATCTCTCTGTGTCTGACCTTGAATTTcgagtttcttcttcctcttttctacCTGAACGCTCCTGCATCTgtatttgtgcttgtgtttgcacAGAGGCCGTCTTTCCCGAGCGTTACCTGAGGAGTGCGCGTGTCATATTTTAACTCCCTTTGTCTTTGACAGATGGCTCGGCTCTAAAAGCctctgtccgtggtgctgaaggCTGGCCTGATGTATGAGTGTTAGGCCCCGCTTGATAAATCCGCCATGTCACTCCGCCTCTGACAGCCATTCATCATGCTTGGCTTTCTCCCGTGAAATGTTCTGGGTGCTAGATAATTCagtaagacaaataaaatgcaagTCCCGAACCTTTAGACTCGGCTCTATCCCACCCTGAACGACTTTTCGGCACTGTACTTTATCTCAGTGTCGTAGGGACGCTGTGTCCCTGTCTGAGCTTGAACAGCTGTAGCCGTGGCACAGTGACTATATTCAGACCAGATGAAGGACGAACATGTTCTTAATGAGGCGgctaatgagtttttttttttttttttgctattttgtttctcttctttgacGGGTTAGGACGACCGTTCAACCATTCAGCTGAACTCCCTTGACTTCTCTCCTTATGGTTGTTTGTTCAGTACCATCGTCAACATTCCCTTTTTACGTTTTTGAAACCGAaatgtcaaagtcaaagtcacgACCCACTTCACAGCAACCGTGACCGGCTAGATGAtgacgaaaaaaacaaaaagtgtgaCGGACATACGAACATGAGAAGAAAACGAAAGAGAGAACGAAGGCAGTTGTTTGTAAAAGGaacaatgacatttatttttttttcttagcgcTTTTCTTAATTAGTCTGTTGTGCCCATTGATCACATATAATACAGTTAATATAAAAATGGCTTTTTAACTTTACAcccaaagcaacaacaaaatgttttcttaaaatatgTATGCTAAAAATACTGAGAAAGTATTTCCACTAAAAGTACTGGAGAATAGCTTGTGATTCTGCGATGATGACATGACTTATGTTTCGCTGTGGCTGACGAACGTCTTCCGTCTCCTTCCCGTTTACCTCATGTAGTTCTTGTTGTAGGCACTTACCAAGGGCTTAACAGACCACTTCTTGAGGAGATGGCACATCACTCACCTCGGTTTTAATGAAcctgttatatttgtttattgtcCCGAcgtatttgcattttctctccCAGTCACCGTTGCAATGAGAACTACAAAGCATAAACAGCCATTTGGCAAATAACCTCTCTAGATACCCATTTTGGAGCTGAAATTTCATTAAGCTTAATGTGACGTTGTAATCAAAAGTAGCCCGCTCCTTGCCTCAATTTAAAACCCATTTAGACTGTTCACATACAGAGGATTTGTCATTACATCAACATAATAGAATATATAACAATATTTCCATGAAAAATCAAGAATCcattttaaatagaaaaggGGGGGGTATATTTCATCAAAAGGCTTACACCGTAGTCACTGTTATTTGTCTACTCTACTGAATCTCCCTTCCCATAATAGACAGGTGTTGTTACTGGTTCTCTAACTCGTCTATGGATGTTTTGACAAAGCACAGACGGTATTGCTTGGGACCACACGGACAGTTCCACAACTCTGAACACATTTAACAGTCAATTACAAGAGAGTtgaccatcatcatcatcgtcatcatcatcattaacatcatcatcatcatccatcatcttcACGTTCTTTTTGCTGCCTGCATTTCTGTATGAATGGTACTGAAATATATCTTTTTGCAGTAAATACCCCTTTCCTGTTGATGTTAGCTTGGTTGAATGTAATGGTTACAAAGCCACATTTCAACTAGGGTCGAAACTGGGATAGCACGTAGTCTATTTAAAACTGTTCCATCCCAGTCCAATAATAGTTTTGCCAGTGTATCTGAGCTGGGGACCAGCAATGGCCTTTTAAAAACTTTTACAACATTGTCCACCCCTGTGCATGGCCTTGTCCATTCAGTAGTTGGTGTTTGGTGCTCTACAAAGCTGCGCTTCTTAAAAGGCATTGTCAGATACATTTATGACTGTGGCTTTCACTTCCACTCCGCTTGGCAGTCCCTTACCCGAAACCCACAGCTTTGTAAAGAAAGAAGAGTGCATACCGGTAGCTTCCACTGGTGTCAGCAGAGCTTTGGAGTCGCATTTTCTTATATCCCCATAAAGGTGGTGGTTCCTCAGAGACACATAAATAAGCAGGCAGGCCACTGAAATCACGGCCAAGAGCACACCAAAGACAGTGATTACTGCAGCATCCCATTTTTCTATGTCCTTGGCTGCCAGCTCTAATCCCTTAGTGGTGACATTGACACATTTGGTGTCATGGTTGTAGTGGATGCTGCGGATATCCACACATACTTTATACTGAGTGGCGGGGCTGAGGTGGGTGAGATTGTACACCTGGATGTCTGAGGGAACCCTGGTGGTAAACGCTGTGGTGGGATGGTTAGCGTCTGAGACAGTGTACCATTTAATGTTGGGAGCCAAGGTGCCCGGTCCAGCCTTCCAAGAAACCAGAATGGAGTTTGTCTCCACTGATTTGACTTGGACACTCAGAGACCCATTTGCAGCTTGGGGAAAATATCCATTCACCTCCACTGAAACTGATTTAAGGTCGGCTCCCACCAGGTTATGGGCCACACAGGTGTAAAGACCAGCTTCGTTTTCTGTTACGTCGTAGATGTCGAACGTTCCCTCTGGGTGCATGTAGAACTTGTCAGACACTGTGTTAGGCAGGACCCGGGTACCAGATGGGGTGATCCAGTAGATGTCTGGCTCTGGTTCAGCAAAGGCTCGGCAATGGAGTGACACAGAGCTCCCATTCCGTGCTTTAATATGCCCCGGCATGCTTTCAGGAGAGATTAGTGGCAGACAAATCTCCATCATCTCCCTGAAGTGCACCTGGCGGACATGCTGGCCCTCATACTCCGGTGGCTCTACACAGTACAGTGAATCAGGCTCCATGAAGCGAATATTGGTCTTGTTCATGTTCATCCAACGGACTACACAGTCACAACGGATGGGGTTGCTGTGCATGCTGACCTCTCTCAGGTTTGGGAGAGATTCGACAGTAATCCTGTGTAGAGCACTGAGAGCATTGCCATTTAGCATAAGGGTTTCCAGTCGCGGTAGTTTGTAGAAAGCGTTCGGGTGGATGTAGGAGAGTTTAGGATTGTTGGTGGCCTCTATTTTGGTCAACTCGGGGAGGTTGTTCAGGGCAAAGCTGTCGATGGAAACTAGCTCTGGCATGCTGTTAATCCCAAGTTCTTTCAGATGGAGCATATCCACAAAGTCCCCTCGCTGTATTCTCGCGATTGGGTTTTTATTTAGATCCAAAAACTTGAGGTTTTTTACATTTCTCAGAGCGGAATGAGGCACCTCAGGGAAAATGTTGTCATAGAACGAGATGCTCTCCAAGTTATCGAGACCAGCCAGCGCGTCGTCGGGAAGTTGAGACAGATTCATTCGGGTGAGAACAAGACTGCGGAGGTTGCTGAGAGGTTTGAAGTTCATGTCGTCAACCGAAAGAATGGGATTTTCACCA
This portion of the Mugil cephalus isolate CIBA_MC_2020 chromosome 22, CIBA_Mcephalus_1.1, whole genome shotgun sequence genome encodes:
- the LOC125000081 gene encoding leucine-rich repeat neuronal protein 3 is translated as MKDASFMDCLFVGLAMASFVVATEVRPDCPKLCVCEIRPWFSPSSVYMEAQTVDCNDLGLFSLPEKLPVGTQVLLLQTNNVAKIDKPLDYLANITEIDLSQNNLSSISDIRLGTLPQLLSLHLEENWIRELPQQCLSDVANLQELYMNHNLISSISPLAFQGLSSLVRLHLNSNKLKVINREWFEPMPNLEILMIGENPILSVDDMNFKPLSNLRSLVLTRMNLSQLPDDALAGLDNLESISFYDNIFPEVPHSALRNVKNLKFLDLNKNPIARIQRGDFVDMLHLKELGINSMPELVSIDSFALNNLPELTKIEATNNPKLSYIHPNAFYKLPRLETLMLNGNALSALHRITVESLPNLREVSMHSNPIRCDCVVRWMNMNKTNIRFMEPDSLYCVEPPEYEGQHVRQVHFREMMEICLPLISPESMPGHIKARNGSSVSLHCRAFAEPEPDIYWITPSGTRVLPNTVSDKFYMHPEGTFDIYDVTENEAGLYTCVAHNLVGADLKSVSVEVNGYFPQAANGSLSVQVKSVETNSILVSWKAGPGTLAPNIKWYTVSDANHPTTAFTTRVPSDIQVYNLTHLSPATQYKVCVDIRSIHYNHDTKCVNVTTKGLELAAKDIEKWDAAVITVFGVLLAVISVACLLIYVSLRNHHLYGDIRKCDSKALLTPVEATGMHSSFFTKLWVSGKGLPSGVEVKATVINVSDNAF